A genomic window from Triticum urartu cultivar G1812 chromosome 7, Tu2.1, whole genome shotgun sequence includes:
- the LOC125520847 gene encoding carboxypeptidase SOL1-like isoform X1, whose translation MAIPRLRSLPLPLLLVVLLRAFASLPIQAAARGGLDPSPGIAVEKHGAFSRGLLQDMPEITDEMVRGYMSNSELEGAVQDFGRRCANVSRIYSIGKSVNGSPLWAIEISDKPGLKEAEPAFKFIGNVHGDEPVGREVLMQLAYWLCDNYLKDPLATLIVENTHLHILPSMNPDGFALRRRGNANNVDLNRDFPDQFFPLNDDIKHRQPETRAIMNWIKQEHFTASASLHGGALVANYPWDGSRDTRKQYYGCPDDKTFRYMASVYSQSHYNMSLSKEFEGGITNGALWYPIYGGMQDWNYIHGGCFELTLEISDVKWPKASELLVIWKQNKLSMLNLVASLVKTGVHGRIFAADTGRPIPGSLMVKGIDSKINASGTFGNYHRMLAPGQSYEVVASMEGFRPKRTHIMLGREAMNLDFILDPYGALKGAKPLRNDCGCSCNDDGGSNKPFLLREAYLWLYLLVLFFLLALYLLFRRRMASRLVAQRHPPPKRPVAV comes from the exons ATGGCGATCCCGCGCCTGcgctccctccccctccccctactcctcgtcgtcctcctccgCGCCTTCGCCTCGCTCCCCATCCAAGCCGCCGCGAGGGGCGGCCTCGACCCGTCGCCAG GTATCGCCGTTGAGAAACATGGGGCATTTTCGCGCGGTCTTCTTCAGGATATGCCTGAGATCAC GGATGAAATGGTTCGCGGATATATGAGCAACTCTGAACTTGAGGGTGCTGTACAAGACTTTGGGAGGCGCTGTGCTAATGTCTCCAGGATATACAG CATCGGGAAGAGTGTAAATGGTTCCCCATTG TGGGCCATTGAAATATCAGACAAGCCTGGGCTAAAAGAAGCTGAACCAGCATTCAAG TTCATTGGGAATGTCCATGGCGATGAGCCTGTTGGGAGAGAGGTCCTCATGCAACTTGCGTATTGGCTGTGTGATAACTACCTGAAGGATCCTTTG GCAACTCTTATTGTGGAGAACACGCACCTTCATATACTTCCATCAATGAATCCAGATGGATTTGCTCTTAGAAGGCGTGGTAATGCAAACAATGTTGATCTCAACAGAGACTTTCCTGACCAA TTTTTCCCCCTCAACGATGATATTAAGCACCGACAACCTGAAACTAGAGCTATTATGAACTGGATAAAGCAAGAACACTTCACAGCCTCTGCTAGTTTGCATGGG GGTGCTCTTGTTGCAAATTATCCATGGGATGGATCTAGAGATACAAG AAAACAGTATTATGGATGTCCTGATGACAAGACATTCCGGTACATGGCGTCAGTGTATAGTCAGTCACACTATAACATGTCATTGAGCAAGGAGTTCGAAGGAGGAATTACAAATGGAGCGCTGTG GTATCCAATTTATGGTGGCATGCAAGACTGGAACTATATACACGGAGGCTGCTTTGAGTTAACCCTTGAAATTAGTGATGTAAAATGGCCAAAAGCATCTGAG CTTCTTGTCATATGGAAGCAAAATAAGTTGAGCATGCTCAATCTTGTTGCAAGCCTTGTAAAG ACAGGAGTTCATGGAAGGATATTTGCTGCAGATACTGGCCGTCCTATACCAGGCTCACTCATGGTTAAGGGAATTGATTCGAAG ATAAATGCCAGCGGAACTTTTGGCAATTACCATCGGATGCTTGCACCTGGTCAGAGCTATGAAG TCGTGGCATCGATGGAAGGCTTCAGACCAAAAAGAACACATATCATGCTGGGGCGCGAAGCCATGAATCTGGACTTCATCTTGGACCCATACGGAGCCCTCAAGGGAGCCAAGCCTCTGCGCAATGACTGCGGCTGCAGTTGCAACGATGACGGTGGCAGCAACAAGCCGTTCCTCCTCCGGGAAGCTTACCTCTGGCTGTATCTCCTGGTCCTGTTTTTCCTGCTTGCCCTCTACCTGCTCTTCAGGAGGAGAATGGCGTCGAGGCTCGTGGCACAGCGCCACCCTCCTCCGAAGCGGCCTGTTGCCGTGTGA
- the LOC125520847 gene encoding carboxypeptidase SOL1-like isoform X2, which translates to MQLAYWLCDNYLKDPLATLIVENTHLHILPSMNPDGFALRRRGNANNVDLNRDFPDQFFPLNDDIKHRQPETRAIMNWIKQEHFTASASLHGGALVANYPWDGSRDTRKQYYGCPDDKTFRYMASVYSQSHYNMSLSKEFEGGITNGALWYPIYGGMQDWNYIHGGCFELTLEISDVKWPKASELLVIWKQNKLSMLNLVASLVKTGVHGRIFAADTGRPIPGSLMVKGIDSKINASGTFGNYHRMLAPGQSYEVVASMEGFRPKRTHIMLGREAMNLDFILDPYGALKGAKPLRNDCGCSCNDDGGSNKPFLLREAYLWLYLLVLFFLLALYLLFRRRMASRLVAQRHPPPKRPVAV; encoded by the exons ATGCAACTTGCGTATTGGCTGTGTGATAACTACCTGAAGGATCCTTTG GCAACTCTTATTGTGGAGAACACGCACCTTCATATACTTCCATCAATGAATCCAGATGGATTTGCTCTTAGAAGGCGTGGTAATGCAAACAATGTTGATCTCAACAGAGACTTTCCTGACCAA TTTTTCCCCCTCAACGATGATATTAAGCACCGACAACCTGAAACTAGAGCTATTATGAACTGGATAAAGCAAGAACACTTCACAGCCTCTGCTAGTTTGCATGGG GGTGCTCTTGTTGCAAATTATCCATGGGATGGATCTAGAGATACAAG AAAACAGTATTATGGATGTCCTGATGACAAGACATTCCGGTACATGGCGTCAGTGTATAGTCAGTCACACTATAACATGTCATTGAGCAAGGAGTTCGAAGGAGGAATTACAAATGGAGCGCTGTG GTATCCAATTTATGGTGGCATGCAAGACTGGAACTATATACACGGAGGCTGCTTTGAGTTAACCCTTGAAATTAGTGATGTAAAATGGCCAAAAGCATCTGAG CTTCTTGTCATATGGAAGCAAAATAAGTTGAGCATGCTCAATCTTGTTGCAAGCCTTGTAAAG ACAGGAGTTCATGGAAGGATATTTGCTGCAGATACTGGCCGTCCTATACCAGGCTCACTCATGGTTAAGGGAATTGATTCGAAG ATAAATGCCAGCGGAACTTTTGGCAATTACCATCGGATGCTTGCACCTGGTCAGAGCTATGAAG TCGTGGCATCGATGGAAGGCTTCAGACCAAAAAGAACACATATCATGCTGGGGCGCGAAGCCATGAATCTGGACTTCATCTTGGACCCATACGGAGCCCTCAAGGGAGCCAAGCCTCTGCGCAATGACTGCGGCTGCAGTTGCAACGATGACGGTGGCAGCAACAAGCCGTTCCTCCTCCGGGAAGCTTACCTCTGGCTGTATCTCCTGGTCCTGTTTTTCCTGCTTGCCCTCTACCTGCTCTTCAGGAGGAGAATGGCGTCGAGGCTCGTGGCACAGCGCCACCCTCCTCCGAAGCGGCCTGTTGCCGTGTGA
- the LOC125520847 gene encoding carboxypeptidase SOL1-like isoform X3: MDLLLEGVVMQTMLISTETFLTKYHRQPETRAIMNWIKQEHFTASASLHGGALVANYPWDGSRDTRKQYYGCPDDKTFRYMASVYSQSHYNMSLSKEFEGGITNGALWYPIYGGMQDWNYIHGGCFELTLEISDVKWPKASELLVIWKQNKLSMLNLVASLVKTGVHGRIFAADTGRPIPGSLMVKGIDSKINASGTFGNYHRMLAPGQSYEVVASMEGFRPKRTHIMLGREAMNLDFILDPYGALKGAKPLRNDCGCSCNDDGGSNKPFLLREAYLWLYLLVLFFLLALYLLFRRRMASRLVAQRHPPPKRPVAV; encoded by the exons ATGGATTTGCTCTTAGAAGGCGTGGTAATGCAAACAATGTTGATCTCAACAGAGACTTTCCTGACCAAGTAC CACCGACAACCTGAAACTAGAGCTATTATGAACTGGATAAAGCAAGAACACTTCACAGCCTCTGCTAGTTTGCATGGG GGTGCTCTTGTTGCAAATTATCCATGGGATGGATCTAGAGATACAAG AAAACAGTATTATGGATGTCCTGATGACAAGACATTCCGGTACATGGCGTCAGTGTATAGTCAGTCACACTATAACATGTCATTGAGCAAGGAGTTCGAAGGAGGAATTACAAATGGAGCGCTGTG GTATCCAATTTATGGTGGCATGCAAGACTGGAACTATATACACGGAGGCTGCTTTGAGTTAACCCTTGAAATTAGTGATGTAAAATGGCCAAAAGCATCTGAG CTTCTTGTCATATGGAAGCAAAATAAGTTGAGCATGCTCAATCTTGTTGCAAGCCTTGTAAAG ACAGGAGTTCATGGAAGGATATTTGCTGCAGATACTGGCCGTCCTATACCAGGCTCACTCATGGTTAAGGGAATTGATTCGAAG ATAAATGCCAGCGGAACTTTTGGCAATTACCATCGGATGCTTGCACCTGGTCAGAGCTATGAAG TCGTGGCATCGATGGAAGGCTTCAGACCAAAAAGAACACATATCATGCTGGGGCGCGAAGCCATGAATCTGGACTTCATCTTGGACCCATACGGAGCCCTCAAGGGAGCCAAGCCTCTGCGCAATGACTGCGGCTGCAGTTGCAACGATGACGGTGGCAGCAACAAGCCGTTCCTCCTCCGGGAAGCTTACCTCTGGCTGTATCTCCTGGTCCTGTTTTTCCTGCTTGCCCTCTACCTGCTCTTCAGGAGGAGAATGGCGTCGAGGCTCGTGGCACAGCGCCACCCTCCTCCGAAGCGGCCTGTTGCCGTGTGA